GAGTGCCCGGATACCGCTTCGGTTTTAGCTTAGTCGTTGTTCCCCCTGATGCCCCCAATAAACTTCTCCACCCTTTGTTCCAGGCTTAGGGTATTACTCTCACCAAGGGCCCTGATAAAGGCGCTTCCAATAATAGCTCCCCGGGCATAGCTGCAGGCTGCCCGGAAGGTCTCCCGGTTTGAGATCCCGAAGCCGATGAGTCCGGGTACAGGAAGGCTCATCTCCTTCAGTCTCCGGAAATAGGCTCTTTGATGGTCCACTACCGAATTCCTTGCCCCGGTCGTGGAAGACTCTGCCACCAGGTAGACAAATCCTCGGCATAAGGATACAATCTTCTTTATTCGCTGATCATCTGTATGAGGCGTGATAAGCAAGGAATGGTATATTCCATTTGCCTGGAAGAGCGCCCGGTAACGGGCTTCGTATTCAGCGGGTGGCAGATCCGGAATAATCACACCATCAATTCCCGTTTCCCTGCATCTTCTTAAGAATTCCTCCATACCCATCCGGAGAACAGGATTCAGGTAACCCATCAGTACAAGGGGAATGTGAACGCTTCGGCGAATCTCCTTTAACTGGGTAAATAGCAGCTCCAGATTCATGCCATTGCTCAGGGCAATCTGACTGCTCTGCTGAATCACGGGGCCATCAGCCAGGGGATCGGAAAAGGGAATTCCTATCTCCACCATATCGGCTCCATGCTCCTGAAGCGCTTTCAACACTCTTACGGTATCCTGGAGCCGGGGATAGCCCGCTGTCATATAGATGGAGAGAATTTCTCCTTCCTTCTCGCTGAAAAGCTGATCAATCCGGTTTTTCATCATTTTTAAAATTCCAGTCGTTGAATATATGTTTCCATATCCTTGTCGCCCCGTCCTGACAGATTCACCACGACAACATCATCGGCTCCTGCACCAATTTTTTCCAGGCATGCCAGTGCATGGGCGGTTTCAAGAGCAGGTATTATCCCCTCTTTCCTGGTGCACAGAAGAGCTGCCTGAAGGGCTTCATCATCTGTAACTGCATACACAGTGGACCTTCCCGATCTTGCCAGCCAGGCATGAAGGGGCCCGACTCCGGGATAATCGAGTCCCGCCGATATGGAGTAGGGCTCCTCTATCTGTCCATCCTCATCCTGCATCAGCAGGGTCCTGCTTCCGTGAATAATACCCGGGGTGCCAATCAGGGAAGTGGCTGCGGTTTTACCACTGTCCACCCCCAGTCCCGCAGCTTCGGCAGAAATCAAACGCACACGATTATCTTCCAGGTAATGATAATAAGCGCCGGCAGCATTGCTTCCTCCTCCAACACAGGCCAGCAGGAAGTCCGGATAGTTTCTGCCGGTTTTCTCCTCCAGCTGTATCCGGATCTCCTCAGAGATCACTGACTGAAAGCGGGTAACCATATCGGGATAGGGATGCGGCCCCACCACCGATCCAATGATATAATGGGTATCCACAGGGTGATTGATCCAGTCCCGTATGGCCTCGTTAGTAGCATCCTTCAGGGTCTTATTTCCGCTGTGTACCGGAACAACTCTGGCTCCCAGCATGATCATCTTCTTCACATTAGGCGACTGGCGGTCCACATCCAGGGCTCCCATATAGACCACACACTCCATTCCTGTGAGGGCACAAACGGTGGCCGTAGCCACTCCATGCTGCCCGGCCCCGGTCTCTGCAATGATCCGCTTCTTCCCCAGTTCTCTGGCCAGAAGGATCTGCCCGATGGTATTATTGATCTTATGAGCACCTGTATGGTTCAGGTCCTCTCTTTTCAGGAAAACCCGGGTATTATAATGTTCCGAAAGTCTCTCAGCCCTGAAAAGAGGAGTGGGCCTTCCGGCGTAATCTTTCAGTAAGAGCCTGAATCTGCTCTGAAAATTATCAGATCTGATAATATCCAAATAGTTTTCTTCCAGCTCCCTGATGTTTGGGAAGAGCATTTCAGGAATATAAGCACCTCCAAACTCTCCGTAATACCCTCTCTGATCGGCTTTCATGTTCATGTTTTCTATGTTCTCATATGATTGATAAATCCCCTCAAAGCCTCCACATCTTTGATTCCGGGTGACACTTCAAACCTGCTGTTGACATCCACTCCGGTCATTTCAGGGAGATGTATGCTCCGTATAGCTGTTGCATCTCCGGGTCCTATTCCCCCGCTAAGGAAATAGGGGGCCGATACCTGGACCGCCTCCAGCACTTTCCAGTCAAACTTCTTTCCCGTTCCCCCGGCTCCCCTTCCGGCTGAATCAAAAAGGAAATAGTCCACCACCCCCTTGTATTCATTGATCCCGGGATCCTGCTCATGCGGATCAAGCACCTTAATCACATGCACCTTATCCGCCGCCAGGCTCCGGCAATAAGCGGCAGGCTCATTCCCATGCAGCTGAACCGCATCCAGGGCATAAAGCTCGATTTTCTTTTTCACCTGCCCGAGCTTCTCATTTATAAAGACTCCTACCCTCCTGGTTCCCGGTCCGGGAATTCTGAACAGGGCAGGGTCGGGACCAGTCCCCACGAAGCGTTTGGACCCTCGATGGAAAATGAATCCAACATACTCCGGTTCAAGTGCACATACCTGTTCCAGGTTTTCAGGATCGCGCATCCCGCATACCTTAATCTGCAATGGCTCTCTGTTCACCTGTAATTATTTAAACAAGTTCAGTTTATGCTAGGCCTGTAAACTATCTATCAATCTCCTGCAGGCACTGCCCGGGTCGCTCTCTTTCATAAAAGTCTCTCCCATCAGAAATAATTTGTACCCTGCCAACCAGAGTTTCCGGATCTCTTCCGGGCCGGTGAGTCCGCTCTCCGATACGGGGACCACACCGGGGGGCATCTCTCCGATCAGTTCCAGGCTCCTGCCCGTGTCCACGGTGAATCTTTTAAGGTCCCGGTTGTTTACACCCACAAATCTGATCCCCGGATGAAACTTCTCCAGCTCCTTCGAATGGTGTACTTCAAAGAGAAGGTCCAATCCCAGTGATGCAGCCTCCAGGGTCAGATCTTCCACCTCCCTTTGATCCAGGACAGAGGCGATCAGCAATACTATATCGGCTCCATAGGCGCTGGCTTCATGCAACTGGTAAGGATCAATAATAAAATCCTTTCTTAACAGAACCAGCTGAGGATTCGACTCCCTGACTTT
The genomic region above belongs to Bacteroidales bacterium and contains:
- the trpB gene encoding tryptophan synthase subunit beta, with the translated sequence MNMKADQRGYYGEFGGAYIPEMLFPNIRELEENYLDIIRSDNFQSRFRLLLKDYAGRPTPLFRAERLSEHYNTRVFLKREDLNHTGAHKINNTIGQILLARELGKKRIIAETGAGQHGVATATVCALTGMECVVYMGALDVDRQSPNVKKMIMLGARVVPVHSGNKTLKDATNEAIRDWINHPVDTHYIIGSVVGPHPYPDMVTRFQSVISEEIRIQLEEKTGRNYPDFLLACVGGGSNAAGAYYHYLEDNRVRLISAEAAGLGVDSGKTAATSLIGTPGIIHGSRTLLMQDEDGQIEEPYSISAGLDYPGVGPLHAWLARSGRSTVYAVTDDEALQAALLCTRKEGIIPALETAHALACLEKIGAGADDVVVVNLSGRGDKDMETYIQRLEF
- the trpA gene encoding tryptophan synthase subunit alpha; its protein translation is MKNRIDQLFSEKEGEILSIYMTAGYPRLQDTVRVLKALQEHGADMVEIGIPFSDPLADGPVIQQSSQIALSNGMNLELLFTQLKEIRRSVHIPLVLMGYLNPVLRMGMEEFLRRCRETGIDGVIIPDLPPAEYEARYRALFQANGIYHSLLITPHTDDQRIKKIVSLCRGFVYLVAESSTTGARNSVVDHQRAYFRRLKEMSLPVPGLIGFGISNRETFRAACSYARGAIIGSAFIRALGESNTLSLEQRVEKFIGGIRGNND
- a CDS encoding indole-3-glycerol phosphate synthase TrpC encodes the protein MNILEAIVEQKRVEILTRKQKRPLSSLKTFPYYRRPCNRISLPDLEKKPGIIAEFKRKSPSRGAINMEADPVKVAGAYEAAGVAAMSILTDRSFFGGSFRDLRKVRESNPQLVLLRKDFIIDPYQLHEASAYGADIVLLIASVLDQREVEDLTLEAASLGLDLLFEVHHSKELEKFHPGIRFVGVNNRDLKRFTVDTGRSLELIGEMPPGVVPVSESGLTGPEEIRKLWLAGYKLFLMGETFMKESDPGSACRRLIDSLQA
- a CDS encoding phosphoribosylanthranilate isomerase, with protein sequence MNREPLQIKVCGMRDPENLEQVCALEPEYVGFIFHRGSKRFVGTGPDPALFRIPGPGTRRVGVFINEKLGQVKKKIELYALDAVQLHGNEPAAYCRSLAADKVHVIKVLDPHEQDPGINEYKGVVDYFLFDSAGRGAGGTGKKFDWKVLEAVQVSAPYFLSGGIGPGDATAIRSIHLPEMTGVDVNSRFEVSPGIKDVEALRGFINHMRT